A region of the Pedococcus aerophilus genome:
CCGAGGTTGGTGACGATGTTGCCCTGCTCGTCGGTGATGCTGACCCTGGCCGTCGCCGTGGTGTTGTTGCCGATGACTGCGCCGCACGTGAAGTAGCAGCTGGTGGTCGGCTGGACGACACCTTGGGCGGTGACCGTGGTCCAGGCGAGCCTGGCCGCCGCACCGGCGGTGACGACCACATTCGAGCTGGTACCCGTCATCGAGGCCAGTCCCGAGTCGGTCACCGTGATCGACTGCGACCCGGACCTGACCGGCGTGACCGGGAACGTCGCGGTGCCGTTGGTGAAGGTGACGTTCGTGGGCACGGTCACCGGTGCGCCGCTCGGGCCGGCCTGCAGACCGGTGACGCTGATCGGCTTCGCACCCGTGTAGCCGGGGTACGTCGAGACGGTGACGTTGAAGGGGGTGCCCGCCGTGGCGGTGGCAGGTGCTGTCACGGTGAAGGTGTTCTTCAGCGTGATCGGCACCTCCGTGCTGGGAGTGGCGTTGTCGGCGTTGTCCCTGGCGATCGCGATGAGCGTGTAGCTGCCCTCGGGTAGCGAGCTGGTCGGCCACGACCAGGACCAGGTGGTGCCGTTGTACGTCGGGCTGCCCCCGAGCTGCGACACCGTGTTGCCGAAGCGGTACTGGACCACCACCGAGGCGAGCGACGAGGAGCCCGTGTCGGCCGCGCTGCCGGTGATGGTGACGGTGCCACCGTTGACCGAGCCCGTGGTGGGCGAGGAGATCGAGACCGTCGGCGCGACCTTGTCGATCTTGAGGGCCAGCTGCTTCGGCAGCTCGGTGTTGCCGAGGGTGTCCTTGGAGTAGAACCTCACCGTCGCCGTCGAGGAGACCACGAACGGCGCCGTGTACGCGGTGGTCGGGTTGGTGCCGTCGATGGAGTACCAGGTTCCGGCAACTCCGGACGCATCGGTGGCCGAGAGCGTGACGGTGACGTCGGTCTTGTTCCAGCCCGCGCCGTTGGCGGCCGGGGACTGCGTGGCCGTCGTGACGGGGGCGGCGTTGTCGGCGCTGGGCACGTCCACCGAAGTGGTCCGCGGCGCCGGTGACTCCCACGCGGTGCCGGCCAGGACGGCATACACGGCGTAGGTGTTGCTCTGGCCGGACACTGGTGCCGCGTCCGTGCAGGCACCGTTGGCGCCGGTCACCGTGCACACGGTCGCCACTGGGGAGGGCGACGTCCGAGCCACGCGGTAGCCCGAGGGCGTCGGCCCACCTGTGGGCGCCGAGACGGTGAAGGTCACCGTCGAGGCCGTCACTCCGGACGTGACGACGCCAGGTGTGCCGAGCGCGGCGGCACGGCCACCGGCGTCGGCCACGGTCGAGGTCACGGAGAAGTACGCCCAGGCGGGCACCGCCAGGCCCACCAGCACGAGCACGGCGACGAGGCCGCCGAGTCCGGCCCGGCGGGAGGTACGGCTCATCCGGTGTCCTGTCATGACGTCTGTCCGGTCAGGACGACGGGGACGGAGAAGGTGGCGCCCTGGCAGCCCGATGCCATCGTCATGCCGAACGTCATGGCGCTGGGGACAGTGACCGAGACGTTGGAGGCCTTGGCAGCCAAGGAGATCGAGAGTCCGGTGGCAGAGACGAGGACCGGCGGCGCGGTGCACGGCCCTGAGGCGCCGGTGACCGTCACCTGGCGGGTAGGGTCCAGGGCGACCGACGTGATGCGAACCGGTACGACGTTGTCGTTGGAGACCACGAGGTTCAGGGCCACCGCCGGCCCACCGGGGTAGGCCCCGGAGGTGGGCGCCGTCACGGAGCTGGTCGTGAGGGCGACCGTCGAGCCGGCGGTGGCGGTTCCGGAGCCTGCGCCCGTCGAGGACCAGACCGCGAACGCAGTCCCTCCGACGACGGCAGTGAGGACAAGGGTCGTGACGATGGAGACCACCGCGCGGAGGGCACCCGTGCGCGCACGTCCCCGGCGACCGCGTCGCGGGTCCTGGGCAGGGGGGGTATGGCGCGTGGTCACTGGTTCGTCGCCGATCCCGTGTAGGCGAGCTGGACCTGCACGCCGCGGCAGGCGTCCTGGCTGCGGTTCGCATTGGCGAAGGTGACGGTGGGCAGTGCCGACATCGGCACTCCGAGGGTCGCGAGCCTCGTCGCGGGCGCATTCGCGGGCACGGTGAGCGGGTACGACCCGGCGTACTGCCGGACGGCGAAATCTGCTGCGGTGCAACCGGGGACGGCCGACCCGTTGCGGGTGATCGAGGCGACGGTCACTCCGAGGCTGGTGATCTTGATGGTCTGGTTGTTGGGGTTCGTGACGGTCAGGTCGACGGGCCGGGCCGGCGCCCCGGGGTAGAGGGAGCCGACGACGTTTCCGCCGAGGGCGAACGGCTTCGAGCTCAGCTTCGAGTCGACGACGAGGCTCGCCGTCGCGCTGGACGCGCTGACGCCGGACCCAGAAGCGTTCACAGTGATGCTCGTCGTCCCGTCCGGGGTGTTCGAGGCGGTGGACACCGAGAGGGTCGCCGTGCCGGGCGACGTCCCTGCGGGGACGCTGGTCGGCGAGAGCGCCAGCTGGACCCCCTTCGGGAGGGTTCCGGTCGCCGCCAGGGTGATGGCACCGGCATACCCGTTGACCCGACTGATGTTCACGGCATACGTCGCGGTCGAGGCCGGTGCCACGGCGATGGATGCCGGGGTGATCGACACCGCGATCGCGGGAGGCGGCGATGAGACGACGACGGTGAGGTCGAGGGTCTTCTTGGTCGGGCCGTTGGTGCCGACGACCGTGAAGCCGTCACTGCCGAGGGGCGTCGCGGCGGACGTGGTCACCACGAGGGTGGACGAGACCGACGTGGTGCCGGAGACCGTCACCACGGACGGCGTGAACGTGGCCGTCGACCCCGTCGGCAGACCGCTGGCGGTCAGTGCGACGGCTCCGGTGAAGCCGCCGGCCGGGGTGATGCTGAGGGCGAAGGTCGCCGACTGCCCACGCTGGACCGCGATGCTGAGCGGTTGCGAGGTGACGGTGTAGTCCTTGACCTTGGCGGCCACCAGGGAGGACCGACCGAGACCCAGACCCTTCGCGATCCCGTCACCGCCCCCGGGCAGCCGGCCGACCGCCAGGAGCGCCACCACGGCGCACAGAGCCAGCAGGGCGGTCGCCCTGGTGGTGGCTCGAGTGCTCATGGGGTGCTCCGTTGCGGTCGGCCGGCGTGCCGGCAGTGGCTCAGACGAGGGTCAGGCTGTGGTCACGCTGCGAGAGAGCCTCAGTTGGAGGCGTAGTGCAGCGTGAGCGCTGCACCCTTGCAGCCGTCCTGGTCGGTGGCCTTGTTCACGAACTGGATCGTGTTGGCGGTGGCAACAGCCTGGCCGGAGGTGAGGTCGGCAGCGGTCCAGACGATCGGGGCCGCGGTGGCCGCACTGACGTTGTTGATCGTGAAGTTCGACCCGTCGCACGCCGCGCCCTTGTCAGTGGTCACGTAGGCGGAGACGGTGTTCACGTACGCGCTGTTCTCGGCCCAGTTCTTGACCGTGACCGTGAAGTCCTGGGCCGCCTGGCCCGGGAACAGCGCCGTGGAAATGTCGCCGGTGATGCGGATGTCCGCAGCCCCGGCGGTGGTGTTGGCCGTGCCGGTACCCGAACCGGTGGAGGTCCAGTAGGCGAAGGCGGCGGTGCCGGAACCGATGAGCACCAGGGCGGTGGCGCTGGCGGCGAACTTCTGACGACGAGAGAGGTGAGCCATGAGGGATGTCCTTGTCTGTGATCTGCCGGGGTGGTGGTCCGCGGTTCCGGCGAGAACCCGCCGGTCGGACGACGACGAGGATCGGGTCGGACACATCGGCGCGACAAGGACATGACCGACACCTCGACCGTTCGGTGACGAAAGATCAGGTGTGACGTAGAAGGAGTCACCCTGATGCAGTACACCGACTGAGGGACGGTGGTCTCGCGCGCACTGGGGAGAACGCGATCAGCCAGCCGGAGGTCCTTGCCGCTCAACACGATTCACGTGCGTGCGACTGCCCGGGAGTGCCTGCGTTCAGTGGTGGACGGCCACCAGCAGGCAGGTCCCGGCGATGGCCGAGAGGAGCAGGACGGCCGCAGGGGCCAACGTCATCCGCAGCACCTCACCCGTTCGCCGGGCCGCGCCCACCGCACTCAGCCCCAACAGGATCACCACGGGGGCGAGGGAGTTGCCGATGTTGCCCCCGGCCAGCTGGCCTGCCAGGAGATCGGCCGGCGGTTCGCCGATCAGGTGGGCGACATCGGCCTGCAGCGAGGAGAAGAGTGCGTTCGAGCTCGTGGTGGACCCGGTGATGAACGAACCGAGCGCCCCCACGAGGGGTGCGATGGCCGGGTACGCCCCACCGGTCGCGACCGCGGCACCCTGGGCGACCGTGCGGACCATGCCGCTGTCGACGAGCACCCCCGCGACGGAGGCGAGCAGGACGACCGACGGCGACGACTTCCACGCCTGCTTGAGGGCACCTCGCCACACGGGCCCCCACGCCCCGCGCCTCCAGACCCCGCGCGACGCCCAGACCACGACGCTGCCCGCGCAGGCGATGAGCAGGAACGTACCCGGGTGACCCACGAGGGCGATGGGGTTGTAGACGGACACCGCGTCGTTGACGGTCCCCTGGTGGGTGCTCGTCTGCGGGAACGACGGTCCGACCAGCAGGTGCCCCTTGGCCCAGGACCGCAGCGCGGGAGGGAGGAAGACCGCGAGCGCGACGATGCCGAGCAGGGCGTATGGCACCGCGGCGGCTCGGGCGCGCGTGCGCATGTCCTCGTCCGAGTCGTGCGACGCGGTGCCCGCCGGGGCGCCTGCGTGGGCCCCCGTAGCCTCGACGCCGACAGGAGAACCGGCGTCAGCGGGGACGGTCGCCGGCGCCTCCACGGCGCTGCCCCGACGGGAGAAGCGGCGCAGGACGAAGACCACGGCGACCCCCGAGGCTCCGGCGCACAGGGCGGCGATCCCCGGCTCGAGCCGCGCTGCGCCGGCCTGGACCAGCGCCATCACCGGACCGGCGGTGGCGAGCAGCCGCCACCCGTCGCGCAGCCCGGCCAGGCCACCGTCCATCAGCGCGACGAGGACCCCGGCCAGCACGCAGTTGACGCCGAGCAGCACCGCCGCCGACGCGGCATACGCGGCACGCCCCGGGCTGTCGAGGTGGGCGGTGAGGGCCCCCATGTAGAACGAGGAGCCCATCGAGCCGAACCCCACGGCCCAGTGGTAGCCGATGAGGGGCAACGCGACCGCGCGGGCCTTGCCGATGCCCAGCGCCACGAGCAGCGGCGCGGCCACGGCGATCGGCGTGCCGAAGCCGGACACCCCCTGGATGAACGACGGGAGCACCCAGGCGAGGAGCAGGACGTTCTCGGTCCGGCGCGGCAGCATCGTCGAGAGCGCCTGGCCCAGCGCCTTCATGCCGACGTGGGTGGCGAGGTGGTGCATGAGCAGGGCCGGCCAGATGACGTAGAGGATCCACAGCCCCACCCAGGCACCCTTGCCGAGCCCCACGGCCACCGTCAGCCCACCCGCGCCGAACGCGAGGACGGCGACGGCCACGCTGTAGGCCACGGTCACCGAGGCGTTGACGATCGTCGAGAACCGTCCCCACAGGACGAGGGCCAGCAGGAGCACGACCGGGCTCACCGCGAGCACCCACGTGAGGGGCGGCACGGCGGCCAGCGACTCGGGTCGGGCTGCGAGGTCCAGCAGGGGCAGTGGCATAGATTGTCTTTCGTATACGGTCGAGGTGGAGGACGGACCGTCCGACGAGCGAGGGGAGAGCGCGATGGTCACCGGCATGGGGCACACCATCGGCAGCCAGCACCTGGCCCTGCGCGAGCAGGTGCTCGCCGAGCTGCGCCGCCGGATCGTCGACGGCGACTACCCGCCCGGGCAGCGGCTCACGGAGGAACGCCTCGCGGCGGACTTCGGGGTGTCGCGCAACCCGGTGCGTGAGGCGCTGCGCATCGTCGAGGCCGACGGGCTGGTCGTGATGATGCCGCGCAAGGGCGCGGTCGTCGCGACCCCGGACGCCTCGACCGTCGCCGACCTGTTCGCCGTGCGGTCGAGCCTCGAGACGGTCGCGGCCCGGATGGCGGCAGAGCGGGCCACCGCCACCGACGTCGCGGACCTGCGCAGGCTCCTCGACGACGCCCGCGACGCCACCGAGCAGGACGACCTCTCACGGGTGGCCCAGCTCAACAGCGACCTGCACCTGCGGGTCATCGAGATCAGCGGGAACCGTTGGCTCTCCTCGATCTCCGCGGCGTTGTACCTGCACGTCCACTGGATCTTCCGCATCGGTGCGGCCCACCGGGCGCCGCACTCGTGGCAGGAGCACATCCGCCTCGTCGACGCGATCGAGGCGCGGGACGCCGACGAGGCCGAGGCCGCCGCGCACGCCCACGTCGCCGCAGCCGCGCAGGCCGCGCTCGACAACGTCGACGACGCCGGCTGAGCGCCTGCGCCAGCGGTTGGGCGTCGCGCCTCAGCGACCCACGGCATAGCCCTGCATCCCCCGCGGGTTCGCCCCGGCGCGCAGCACCCCGGTCCCGGCGTCGCGCGTGACCGCGCACAGACGGCCCAGGCTCCACGGGTCGGAGACCCGCACGGTGTGCCCACGGGCCTCGAGCCCGGCGAGGACGTCGGCACCGAGCCTGTCCTCGGCGACGAGGACACCCGGCTCGCTCTGCCGCGGGTAGAACGACCCGGGGAAGCTCGTCGTGTGCCAGGACGGTGCGTCGATGGCCTCCTGGAGCTCCTGCCCACCGACGAGGTGGCGGAGCAGGAAGATGAGCTGCCACTGGTCCTGCTGGTCGCCGCCCGGCGAGCCGCAGGCCATGTAGGGCAGCCCTTCTCGCAGCACGAGGGTCGGGGTGAGCGTCGTGCGCGGACGCCGTCCGGGAGCAAGGGAGGAGGCCAGGCCCTCCTCGAGCCAGAACATCTGCATCCGGCTGCCGAGGCAGAACCCCAGCTCCGGGATGGTCGGCGAGCTCTGCAGCCAGCCACCGCTCGGCGTGGCCGAGACCATGTTGCCCCAGCGGTCGACGACGTCGACGTGGCAGGTGTCCCCCCGCGTCGCACCGCTCGGGGCGACCGTGGGCTCCCCCGTCGTGGCGTCACCCGAGGCCTGCGGGACCCCTGCGCCACGGACGTATGCCGCGAGGCCGGGTTCGCGTCCGTCCGGGCTTCCGGGGCGGAGCTCGAGCGAGGCTCGCTCGCCCACGAGCCCGGCTCGCTCGGCTGCATACCCTTGGGAGAGAAGGGATTCGAGCGGGACATCACCGTCGCCGTACCACGCCTCGCGATCGGCGAAGGCGAGCTTCAGCGACTCGGCGGCGGCATGGATCCCTGCGGTCGACGAGGGGTCGAGCAGTGCCGGGTCGCCGAGGGCGTCGAGCGTCCGGAGCGTCTGGAGCAGGGCGGGACCCTGGCCCCACGGTCCGGTCTTGGCGATGGTGTGGCCGTGCCAGTCCAGCGTCGTGGCCGACTCCCACGTCGCGCTGAAGGCAGCCATGTCGGCCCCGGTGATCAGCCCGCCGTGGGCCTCCCCGCTCGAGTCACGGAAAGCCTTGCGGGAGAAGGCGTCCACCGCCTCGGCGACGAACCCCTCGCTCCAGGCCTTCCTGGCACCGTCGATCTGCGCCTCGCGGGTGGACCCGGCGGCCCGACCCTCGGCAACCAGCTGGTCGAGGGTGTCGGCCCAGGCGGGGTTCTTGAACAGGGCACCCGGCTGCGGCGCCTTGCCGCCCTCGAGCCACAGGTCGGCTGAGGTGTGCCAGTCGCTCTCGAACAGCTCACGCACGGTCTCGACGGTCGAGCTCACCCGGCCGAGGAGCGGGTGGCCGTGGCGGGCGTACCCGATGGCCGGTGCCAGCACGTCCTCGAGCGAACGCGTGCCGTGGTCGCGCAGGAGCAGTAGCCAGGCGTCGACGGCACCGGGCACCGCGGCGGCCAACGGGCCGGAGCCGGGCACGAGGTCCAGGCCCTCCGACCGGTAGTGCTCGATGGTCGCCCCCGCCGGCGCCGGCCCCTGACCGCACAGCACGCGCGGCGTCGGGTCGTCCGCCGTCGCGATGATCGCCGGCATGTCGCCGCCCGGACCGTTGAGGTGCGGCTCGACGACGTGGAGGACGAAGCCGGCGCTCACCGCCGCGTCGAAGGCGTTGCCGCCGAGCTCGAGCTCGCGCATCGCCGCCTGCGAGGCGATCCAGTGCGTCGAGGAGACCATGCCGAACGTGCCCTCGAGGGTCGGCCGGGTGGTGAAGGTCATGCGGGGCGTCCTGTCGTCGGTGCGGAAGCGGTCACGGCGGGCTCGTCGGTCCGCCCGTCCTGGCCTCGGGTGGCCGCGGCCTGGGCGGCGGTGCGGATGTCGGGTCCGGTGCCATCGTCCTCGACGAGGTGGCAGGCCACGGTGCTGCCCCCGACCTTCCGCAGCGTCGGCACCTCCTCGGCGCACCGGGCGACCGCGACCGGGCAGCGGGTGTGGAAGCGGCACCCCGACGGCGGGTCCATCGCCGACGGGAGGTCGTCGCCGAGCAGGACCGGCGTCCTCGCGCGCTGCCGCGCCGGGTCCGCGACGGGCGCGGCGGCGAGCAGCGCCTGCGTGTAGGGATGGCGCGGGTGGGCGAAGACCTCTTCCCGGGTGCCCTGCTCCACGAGCTGGCCGAGGTACATCACGGCGATGTCGTCGGCGAGGTACTCCACCGCGGACAGGTCGTGGGTGATGAAGAGGCAGGCGAACCCGATGTCACGCTGGAGGTCGGCGAGCAGGTTGAGCACCGCTGCCTGCACCGAGACGTCGAGCGCACTGGTCGGCTCGTCGGCGACGAGCAGGGTCGGCTCGGACATCAGGGCCCGCGCGATGCTGACCCGCTGGCGCTGGCCGCCCGAGAGCTCGTGCGGGTAGCGCTTGGCGACCTCCGGGCGCAGCCCCACCCGGCGCAGGCCGTCGGTAACCCGCTGGGACCGCTCTTGTCGGGAGAGGCGTTTCGCCTGCAACCGCAACGGTTCTGCGATGACGTCACCGACGAGCATGCGGGGGTCGAGCGAGCCGGCCGGGTCCTGGAAGACGATCGAGACGTCCCGGCGGTGGGTGCGCATCTGTGACCGCGACAGGTGGGTGACGTCGGTGCCATCGAGCCGGACCGCTCCCCCGGTGGGCTCGACCAGGCGCACGATGCACCGGCCGACGGTCGACTTGCCGGAGCCGCTCTCACCGACGAGTGCGGTGACCTGACCGCGCCTGATCTGGAGGGTCACGCCGTCGACAGCCCGGACCGGGCCGTAGTGCATGACCAGGTCCTCGAGCTCGAGGACCACCGGCTGGCCCTGCGCGTCGCCGGAGACGGCGGGCTGCGGGGCGTCGTGGGTCGGGACGGTGCTCATGCGCGGTCCTCCGAGGTCGGGCGGGGGGCGTTCCCCCGCGGGTGCCAGCAGGCCACGACGTGGTCGAGCCGGCCCCGGGCAGCGTCCACACGGACTGCCGCCGCCGGGGCCGCGTCCACCCGGGCCGCGTCCAGCGGGGGCGCGGACGTCCGGCACCGGTCGGTGGCTGCCGCGCAGCGATCAGCGAAGGTGCAGGCGTCCGGCTGCTCCGACAGGACGGGCACGAGGCCGGGGATCTCCTGGAGTCGGTGCGTCCCGGCGTGCCGTCCGGGCGTCGGCGACGCCGACAGCAGGCCGGAGGTGTAGTGGTGCTGGGGGTGGGCGAAGAGCTCGTCCACCCCGGCGCGCTCGACGACGCGGCCGGCATACATGACGACCACGCGGTCGGCGACGTCGGCGATGACGCCGAGGTCGTGGGTGATCACGAGGATGCTCGTCCCGAACCGGTCACGCAGTCCGCGCAGGACGTCGAGGATGCCGGCCTGGACGGTGACGTCGAGGGCGGTGGTCGGCTCGTCGGCGACGAGGACCTTGGGCTGGCAGGCGACGGCCATCGCGATCATGACGCGCTGGCGCATGCCTCCAGAGAGCTGGTGCGGGTAGTGCTTGACGCGCTCGCGCGGGGAGGGGATGCCCACGACGCCGAGCAGCTCGACGGCTCGCTCCATCGCCTCGGTGCGGGACAGCTTCTCGTGGACCTGGAGGACCTCGGTGATCTGTCGCCCGACGGTGAGGACGGGGTTCAGGGAGGACATCGGCTCCTGGAAGATGTAGGCGATGTCCCGTCCCCGTGCCGCGCGCAGGACGTTCGGCTTGGCACCGACGAGCTCGGTCCCGAGCAGTCGCACGGATCCGTCGATCGTGGCGCTGCGGGGCAGCAGGCCGGCGAGGCTCATCGCGGTGACGGACTTGCCGCAGCCGGACTCCCCGACGATGCCGACGATCTCGCCCGGCGCCAGGGTCAGGTCGACCCCGTCGACGGCCGAGACCGTGCCGGACTCGGTGGCGAACCTGACCCCGAGGCCGGACACCTCCAGGACGGGAGCGGTGGTGGCTCCGGGTGCGGGCACGGTGGCGGTGGCGGTCATCGGCGGCTCGCCTTCGGGTCGAGGGCGTCGCGCAGGCTGTCGCCGAACACGTTGAAGGCCAGGGCGAGCACCATGATCGCCAGACCCGGGAGGACCGCGGCCCACGGTGCCCGTGCAGCGAACTGCTGGGCGTTGGCGAGCATCGTGCCCAGGCTGGGGTCCGGCGGCTGGATGCCGAGGCCCAGGAAGGACAGCACCGCCTCGCCGAGGATCGCGGCCGGGATGGCGACCGTCGCCTGGACGAGGACCACGGAGGTGGCGTTCGGGAGGATGTGGCGGCGGAGCACCCACAGGTCGCTCGCGCCGTCGACGACGGCGGCCGCGACGAAGTCGAGTCCCTTGAGCCGCAACGCATCCGAGCGCACGACCCGGATCACGCCGGGGATCTGCGCGATGCCGATGGCGACGGCCGCGTTGCCGAGGCTGGCACCGCGGATGGCGGCGAACCCGACCGCGAGGATGAGGAACGGGAAGGCCAGCAGGAGGTCGGTCAGCCGCGAGATGACCGCGTCCGCGGCTCGGAAGTACCCGGCGACCAGCCCGAGCGGCACCCCGATCACGAGTGCGGTGAACACCGCGAGCGCCGCCACCTGGAGCGAGGCCCGGCTGCCGAGGATGATCCGTGACAGCACGTCCCGACCGAGGTCGTCGGTCCCCAGCAGGTGCCCCGCCGTGCCGGGAGGCGCGAGGGTGTTGGCGAAGTCGGTCTCCTCCGGGGCGTACGGGGCGATCCACGGCGCGAGCACCGCGACGACGATCGCCACCGCCAGCACCGCAAAGCTCACGATCGCGAGCGGGTTGCGGCGGAGCCGGCGCATGACGCGTGAGGCCTGCGACGCCTCACGGGTCGCCGAAGGCGTGGGGTCGGGTCCGGCGGGCGAGGCCGCCGGCGGCAGTGCGGTGTCGACGCTCATGCGGCTTCTCCCGTGACGCGGACCCGCGGGTCGATGATCGAGTAGAGCAGGTCGACCGCGAAGTTGATGACGATGTAGGCGGTCGCCGTGACCAGGACGACGGCCTGGATCACGGGGTAGTCCCGCTGGAAGACGGCATCGATCGTCATCTTCCCGAAGCCGGGCAGACCGAAGATCTGCTCGGTGACGACGGCTCCGGAGATCAGGCCCCCGAGCTGGAGGCCGACGATGGTCACCACGACGATCAGGCTGTTGCGCAGGGCATGGCGCCGGATCACGACGCTCGGCCGCAGGCCCTTGGCCTCCGCGGTGCGGACGTAGTCGGTCGACAACGAGTCGAGCATCGACGACCTGGTCTGGCGCATGATGACCGCCGACAACCCCGTCCCGAGAATCATCGCGGGAAGGATGATGTGGTGGAGGTTGTCCACCGGGTCCTCCCCCAGCGGCACGAACCCCGAGGCGGGGAAGAGGCCTGTGGCGACCGACAGGTAGAGGATGGCGACCAGGCCCAGCCAGAAGTGCGGCACGGACAGGCCGAGCAGTGCGAAGGCGTTGGCCACCCACTCTGCCGGGCCACCTCGCCGTACCGCTGCCACGACACCCGCGCCCACACCGAGGACCACGGCGATGACGATGGCGAGCAGCGACAGCTCGAGGGTGACCGGCAGCGCGGTCCGCAGCATGTCGTTGACGCTCTGGCCGGTGCGGACCGACGTGCCCAGGTCGCCCTGGACGGCGTTGCTGACGAACTGCCAGAACTGCAGCGGCAGGGGCTGGTCCAGCCCGTACTGCTCGCGGATGGCGGCGAGCGCCTCCGGGGTCCGGTCCTCGCCCGCGAGGGCGAGGGCCGGATCACCCGGGAGGGCACGCACCCCGAGGAAGACGACGACGGTGGCCAGCACCAGGGTCACCAGCGACTGCCAGGCCCGGTTGAACAGGTAGCTGCGCACAGCGCCTACTTGGCCATCCCGGAGAAGCCCAGCCGGACCACACCGTCCGGGAAGACCTGGACGCCCTTGACCGACGTCGACACCCCGGTGAGGTTGCGCTGGCGGTAGAGGTAGATCAGCGGGTTGTCCTTGTGCAGCTGGTCGACGACCTGGCCGTAGAGGGTCTTGCGCTCCTCGAGGTCACCGGACTCCCGGGCCTTGTCGAGCAGGCCGTCGACGGTCTCGCTGGTGTAGCCGGCGACGTTCTGGCTGCCGCCGGTGCCGACGAAGTTGGTGATGTTGGCGTCGGGGTCGATGCGCCCGGACCAGCCGAGCTGGAGCAGGGCGAACTCGCCGCGGTCCTGCTGGTCGAGCAGCGAGGCGTACTCGACCGGCTTGATCTGCAGGTCGAAGCCGCCCTCCTTGACCATCGACTGCAGGGCCTGCGCCAGGCGCAGGCTGTCGGGGTTGTTGGAGGTGATCATGTCGATCTTCAGCGGGGTCGTGACGCCGGCCTCCTCGAGCAGCTGCTTCGCCTTGGCCGGGTCGTGCTCGGTGCACTTCTGGATCGCCTCGGTGGAGAACTCGCTCTTGGGCGAGATCGGCGAGCAGGCCACGGTGTTGAAGTCGTTGAAGATGACCTTGACCAGGCCGGCCCGGTCGATGGCGAGCTCGAACGCCTGCCGGATCCGCGGGTCCTTGGCCTCCGGGGTGTCGAGCTGCTTGAGCGGCGTGCCGATGCCGTTGGAGTTGGCGATGTTGAAGGTCACGCCCTGGTAGCCCAGGGACTGCGACTGGAGGACCTGGAGGTCCTTCTCCTTCTGCAGGGCCGGGACGTCCTGCGCCGACAGGGAGTCGGCGATCTGCACGTCGCCCGAACGCAGGTTCGCGGCGCGGATGCTGGCGTCGGTGATGATCCGGTAGGTCACCTTGTCGAAGTGGACCTTGTCCGCGTCGTAGAACTTCGGGTCCTTGACGAGCTCGATGGAGTTCTGCGGCACCCGCTTCGAGAACTTGAACGGGCCGACGCAGACCGGCGCGGTCGCGAACTTGTCGCCGAGGGCCTTGGCGGCCTTGGGGCTGACGACCATGCCGGCGCGGTCGGTCAGGGCGGCCGTCAGCGGGGCGAACGGCTTCGACAGCGTCACCACGACGGTCTTGGAGTCCTTG
Encoded here:
- a CDS encoding ABC transporter substrate-binding protein, producing the protein MTIRTVLRLTSEHRPRPRVRGRHLALVVALSLTAAGCSAVEPASDSGSSAASAATGEDSFGEPASADQVKDGGDLVMALSAEPDQLDPALSRSLYSRYVFHAMCQKLYDVDQDAKVVPQLATALPTTSADGKTVTIPVRDDIEFADGTKFDAEAVKATLDRNLTLEGSGRKSELGPITEVSAKDSKTVVVTLSKPFAPLTAALTDRAGMVVSPKAAKALGDKFATAPVCVGPFKFSKRVPQNSIELVKDPKFYDADKVHFDKVTYRIITDASIRAANLRSGDVQIADSLSAQDVPALQKEKDLQVLQSQSLGYQGVTFNIANSNGIGTPLKQLDTPEAKDPRIRQAFELAIDRAGLVKVIFNDFNTVACSPISPKSEFSTEAIQKCTEHDPAKAKQLLEEAGVTTPLKIDMITSNNPDSLRLAQALQSMVKEGGFDLQIKPVEYASLLDQQDRGEFALLQLGWSGRIDPDANITNFVGTGGSQNVAGYTSETVDGLLDKARESGDLEERKTLYGQVVDQLHKDNPLIYLYRQRNLTGVSTSVKGVQVFPDGVVRLGFSGMAK
- a CDS encoding ABC transporter permease — its product is MRSYLFNRAWQSLVTLVLATVVVFLGVRALPGDPALALAGEDRTPEALAAIREQYGLDQPLPLQFWQFVSNAVQGDLGTSVRTGQSVNDMLRTALPVTLELSLLAIVIAVVLGVGAGVVAAVRRGGPAEWVANAFALLGLSVPHFWLGLVAILYLSVATGLFPASGFVPLGEDPVDNLHHIILPAMILGTGLSAVIMRQTRSSMLDSLSTDYVRTAEAKGLRPSVVIRRHALRNSLIVVVTIVGLQLGGLISGAVVTEQIFGLPGFGKMTIDAVFQRDYPVIQAVVLVTATAYIVINFAVDLLYSIIDPRVRVTGEAA
- a CDS encoding ABC transporter permease gives rise to the protein MSVDTALPPAASPAGPDPTPSATREASQASRVMRRLRRNPLAIVSFAVLAVAIVVAVLAPWIAPYAPEETDFANTLAPPGTAGHLLGTDDLGRDVLSRIILGSRASLQVAALAVFTALVIGVPLGLVAGYFRAADAVISRLTDLLLAFPFLILAVGFAAIRGASLGNAAVAIGIAQIPGVIRVVRSDALRLKGLDFVAAAVVDGASDLWVLRRHILPNATSVVLVQATVAIPAAILGEAVLSFLGLGIQPPDPSLGTMLANAQQFAARAPWAAVLPGLAIMVLALAFNVFGDSLRDALDPKASRR
- a CDS encoding ABC transporter ATP-binding protein, which encodes MTATATVPAPGATTAPVLEVSGLGVRFATESGTVSAVDGVDLTLAPGEIVGIVGESGCGKSVTAMSLAGLLPRSATIDGSVRLLGTELVGAKPNVLRAARGRDIAYIFQEPMSSLNPVLTVGRQITEVLQVHEKLSRTEAMERAVELLGVVGIPSPRERVKHYPHQLSGGMRQRVMIAMAVACQPKVLVADEPTTALDVTVQAGILDVLRGLRDRFGTSILVITHDLGVIADVADRVVVMYAGRVVERAGVDELFAHPQHHYTSGLLSASPTPGRHAGTHRLQEIPGLVPVLSEQPDACTFADRCAAATDRCRTSAPPLDAARVDAAPAAAVRVDAARGRLDHVVACWHPRGNAPRPTSEDRA